A region from the Colius striatus isolate bColStr4 chromosome 12, bColStr4.1.hap1, whole genome shotgun sequence genome encodes:
- the AMER3 gene encoding APC membrane recruitment protein 3: protein MELKRGKTFIKSSVQHEKVPPVHTVPTSKDDTGKDKKAALEENQSVAEVQLACLATHRNYRFSTRTARNGAGDHSLEKPSGSSYKLVRKSKTHDCVTEADKTEHFSPSRRASEEGFSGKGKSRLVNSISFSGMSSSSSKKECVVSPSQSTCSSQMIDYRNFVPQMPFVPAVAKTIPRKRISLKRSKKGLRDIFHIKKTKPDSLTFLVEKDKNLPSPGCKRELSGRLAKYLFKTGETFAADCLSQECSDSELQSDSSYDCCNTLCEDVASLKSFDSLTGCGEIFADESSAHLELENSKEVLLRRSKHKDSPVMGSFQGGVEQLASPGQNETVEFAKFWDNINKSVRLHQSALFDKKLLKVPGPDVEKAKSQAAASMTDPQVSPDKDGDNSKESSTETETPKSDNQESTSTSDEGYYDSFSPGQDDEMKDAQTPGVPSRFPRDSYSGDALYELFYDPNEVKINPVLDDDLCTSESISEQAIEIPLSIYSFRVGAEENMASQPALDIISQGFFHSTWKGKECLLKLCDTELSLTMGIINWLRKHSGLVSSPDSLQSPQSQPEKSNDSLIPASSSPEKNIGTEAQQEEPGKEESHTLTLCVSSDESKHATRASSVNVADRDQSLDSYTNTSEVGAQFQGRKGSHHKDSSTVPETLETTRASSDTSQSQANRDNLQISSTENEPISERCETIGDKNLLPEKLHRESGSQDSENPPLDDNHEVESCYSYKTAATSLLDPLEREDRNKPVHHSLSVGCDKPLQPLTLRHFQSYINPTPTESNTNLVQLLEHCVSQVASLKISYENEHLEDKCIGNEMSNLIRKMSEYKNKLLLQNECNCIAPNAEYSSIPSTSQYKYETSIQSSSLYHLKENGEQICSEDQKSRAKILDEVTRSKINFEYAQLNNQALSYLKDFTFDLSSSDSAPATTLSRPTFLPLFNSVCSDIPATFSQAVYSSPVSLADSLQLKEAKQCSTGPWSYTETPIRGLAGGSALSPHTEAVIPDTAVKPTVTHLR, encoded by the coding sequence ATGGAGCTCAAGAGAGGAAAGACCTTCATAAAATCCAGCGTGCAACATGAGAAAGTGCCACCAGTGCACACAGTTCCTACCAGCAAAGATGATACAGGGAAAGACAAAAAGGCAGCTCTGGAGGAAAACCAAAGTGTAGCTGAAGTCCAGTTGGCATGTTTGGCCACACACAGGAACTACAGATTTTCTACCAGAACAGCAAGGAATGGAGCTGGTGACCACAGCCTGGAAAAACCATCTGGGTCCTCCTACAAACTTGTAAGGAAAAGTAAAACCCACGACTGTGTTACTGAGGCTGACAAAACAGAGCACTTCAGCCCCAGCAGGAGGGCATCTGAGGAAGGTTTTTCTGGAAAGGGTAAGAGCAGACTTGTCAACAGCATCAGCTTTTCAGGGAtgtccagctccagcagtaAGAAGGAGTGTGTGGTCAGCCCCAGCCAGTCCACCTGCAGCAGTCAGATGATCGATTACAGGAACTTTGTGCCACAGATGCCTTTTGTACCAGCCGTCGCAAAAACCATTCCCAGGAAGAGGATTTCCCTCAAGAGATCCAAGAAAGGGCTCAGAGAtatatttcatattaaaaaaaccaaaccagacagTCTTACATTCCTGGTTGAGAAGGACAAGAAtctgccctccccaggctgcaagAGGGAATTGTCTGGCCGCCTTGCAAAGTATCTTTTCAAAACGGGAGAAACGTTTGCAGCTGATTGCTTGTCACAGGAGTGCTCAGACAGCGAGCTGCAGTCTGACTCCTCCTACGACTGCTGCAACACGCTGTGTGAAGACGTCGCCTCGCTGAAGAGCTTTGACTCCCTCACTGGCTGTGGGGAAATCTTTGCTGATGAGAGCTCTGCTCACCTGGAGCTGgagaacagcaaagaagttctGCTGAGACGAAGCAAGCATAAAGACAGCCCTGTGATGGGCTCTTTCCAAGGGGGTGTGGAGCAGCTGGCCTCTCCTGGCCAGAATGAGACCGTTGAATTTGCCAAGTTTTGGGACAATATCAACAAATCAGTGAGGTTACATCAGAGCGCTCTGTTTGATAAGAAGTTACTGAAGGTACCTGGTCCCGACGTGGAAAAGGCCaaaagccaggctgctgcatCTATGACAGACCCCCAGGTGTCACCTGATAAAGATGGTGACAATTCCAAAGAGAGCTCCACAGAAACAGAAACGCCGAAAAGCGACAACCAGGAATCAACGTCCACAAGTGATGAGGGCTACTACGATTCATTCTCTCCTGGACAAGATGATGAAATGAAGGATGCTcagacccctggggtcccaagtAGATTTCCAAGAGACAGTTACAGTGGAGATGCCCTGTATGAGCTCTTCTATGACCCAAATGAAGTCAAAATAAACCCAGTCCTAGATGATGACTTGTGCACATCTGAAAGCATTTCAGAACAAGCCATTGAAATCCCTTTGTCCATTTACAGCTTTCGtgttggagctgaggagaacatgGCTTCCCAACCAGCTCTAGACATCATCAGCCAGGGTTTTTTCCACAGCACATGGAAAGGCAAAGAGTGTTTGCTAAAGCTCTGCGATACTGAGCTCTCATTAACCATGGGGATAATAAACTGGCTGAGGAAACACTCGGGACTTGTTTCCTCCCCTGACTCTCTTCAGAGTCCTCAGTCACAGCCAGAAAAGTCTAATGACTCATTGATCCCTGCCAGCTCCAGTCCAGAGAAGAACATAGGCACAGAAGCTCAGCAGGAGGAACCAGGCAAAGAAGAATCTCATACATTGACCCTATGTGTATCTTCAGATGAAAGTAAACATGCAACTCGAGCCTCTTCAGTAAATGTTGCTGATAGAGACCAGAGTTTGGACTCTTACACCAACACATCCGAAGTAGGAGCACAATtccaaggaaggaaagggagtcacCACAAGGATTCATCTACAGTGCCTGAGACATTGGAAACAACCAGAGCATCAAGTGACACATCACAATCACAGGCTAACAGAGACAATCTGCAGATATCCTCAACTGAGAATGAGCCAATTTCCGAAAGATGTGAGACAATTGGAGATAAAAACCTGCTGCCAGAAAAGCTGCACAGAGAGAGTGGCTCCCAGGACTCTGAAAACCCTCCATTAGATGATAATCACGAAGTAGAATCATGTTACTCCTACAAGACTGCTGCGACCTCACTTCTGGATCCCCTTGAGAGGGAGGACAGAAATAAACCAGTGCATCATTCTCTCTCTGTTGGCTGTGACAAACCGCTGCAGCCTCTTACTCTCAGGCACTTCCAGAGCTACATAAACCCCACACCAACAGAGAGCAACACTAACTTAGTGCAGCTCTTAGAGCACTGTGTATCACAAGTAGCATCATTAAAAATCAGCTATGAGAACGAGCACCTGGAAGACAAATGCATTGGGAATGAAATGAGCAACTTAATACGTAAGATGTCTGAGTACAAAAACAAGTTATTGTTACAAAATGAATGCAACTGCATTGCCCCAAATGCAGAATACTCCAGTATTCCTAGCACAAGCCAGTACAAATATGAGACAAGTATCCAATCCAGCAGCCTTTATCATTTGAAGGAAAATGGGGAGCAGATTTGCTCTGAAGATCAGAAAAGTAGAGCAAAAATCCTAGATGAGGTCACTAGAAGCAAGATAAACTTTGAATATGCCCAGCTAAATAATCAAGCACTCTCCTATTTAAAAGACTTTACATTTGATCTCAGTTCGAGTGACTCTGCCCCTGCTACAACTCTTAGTAGACCAACTTTTTTACCTCTCTTTAACTCTGTGTGCTCAGACATACCTGCTACGTTTTCACAAGCTGTATACAGCAGCCCTGTCTCTCTAGCTGACTCGCTGCAGCTCAAGGAGGCCAAGCAGTGCAGCACAGGGCCCTGGAGCTACACAGAGACCCCCATCAGGGGCCTGGCTGGAGGGAGTGCTCTGTCCCCTCACACAGAGGCAGTGATCCCAGACACAGCAGTGAAACCAACAGTAACACACCTGCGTTGA